In Isoptericola variabilis 225, the genomic window GCCCTCGAGGAAGCCCTGGTCGCGGTCGTAGTCGACCGAGACGACCTTGTCGTCGAAGAGGTCGAGCAGTGCGATCGTGGCCTTCTCGCCGCCCAGCTGGGCGGCGGTCCACTCGCCGATGAGCCGGCCCGCCTCGCGGTTGTCGGTCGCGAACGTGATGTCGACCGCGTCGGCCGGGTCAGGCGGCGTGTCCAGGGCGATGACGTAGAGGCCGGCGTCGCGGGCCTTGCCGATCGCGTCGACGACCGACGGGCCGTTCGGCGTGATGAGGATGCCGGCGTCGCCGCGGGCGATCGCGTTCTCGATCGCCTGGATCTGCGTCTCCTCGTCGCCGTCAGCCTTGCCGGCGGCGAGCGTGAGCTCGACACCGTGCTCGGCGGCCGCGGCCTCCGCGCCCTCCTGCATGGCGACGAAGAACGGGTTGGTCGTGGTCTTGACGATCAGGGACACGCCGACACCGTTGTCAGGCGCACCGGCGGACGCCGCCCCATCGCTGCAGGCCGTCAGGCCGAGCGTTGCCATGGCGAAGATGCTGGTCACTGCGGCGCCACGCCGCAGCGACGCAGAAGAGGTGGTCATGTGGTTCACCGTCGAACTCCTGGGATGCGAGGGCTCGTTGTCCGAAACCCGACAACGTTGTCAGGTCCGTGTCTACACGAGGTGTCGCGATAGGGTCAACCCACCAGCGACAAGGAGTGACAGTTTCGTGACATCGGTGTCAGGAGAACCGCGGCCTGCGCTGACGACGCGCCGCCCCACGATGCGCGACGTCGCAGAGCTGGCCGGCGTCGGGATCAAGACCGTCTCGCGCGTGGTCAACGGCGAGCCGAACGTCTCGGCCCAGACTGCCGAGCGCGTGCGCCGCGCCGCCGCGTCGCTGCACTACGAGCCCGACATGCACGCCGGGAACCTCCGACGCGCCGACGGCAGGTCCCGCACGCTGGGGCTCCTCGTCTCGAGCGTCGCCAATCCGTTCGCCGCCCAGGTGCACCGCGCCATCGAGCGGGTCGCCACCGAGCACGGGTACGGGGTCCTCGCCACGAGCCTGGAGGACGATCCCGACGCAGAGGTCCGCGCCGTCGCCGCGCTCGCGCGGCGACGCGTCGACGGCTTCGTCGTGACGCCTGTGCGGGTCGACCAGACGTACCTGCGCGTGCACGTCGACCGGGGCACACCGATCGTGTGCGTCGACCGCGAGCCACGCGGTCTCGACACGGACAGCGTGGTGAGCGCCAACACGGAGGGCGCTGCAGCTGCGGTGCGCCACCTGATCTCCCGCGGTCACCGGCGGATCGCGTTCCTCGGCGACCTCGAGCGGATCCAGACCGCCCGCCTCCGCCTGGACGGCTACATCCAGGAGCTCACCGCGGCGGGCTTCGACGTGGATCGGTCCCTGGTGGTGATGGGGCTGCATGACGAGGCCAGCGCTACCGCGGTAGCACGGCGCCTCCTGACGCTGCCGGACCCGCCGACCGCGGTCTTCTCGAGCCAGAACCTCGTGACGATCGGCACCGTCCGGGCGCTGCAGCAGCTGGGCCGGGAGAACGTCGTCGCGCTGGTCGGCTTCGACGACATCGAGACGAGCGACCTGCTCAAGCCGGGCATCACCACGGTGGCCCAAGACCCCGACCGCATCGGTCGACTCGCAGCGGAGCGCCTCTTCGCCCGGATCGACGGAGAACTGGGACCGCCTCGGCACCTCGTCGTGCCCACCCGCCTGGTGGTCCGGGGATCGGGCGAGATCCCCGGACCGGGAGCCGCCACAACCCGCGCCTGACGCCGGTGAAGTCGCCCTTGGGACGTCGCGCGCGCCGCGGGGGTGTCCCAGGCGACCGTTTCCATCGTCCTCAAGGGCGATCCAGGCTCTCGTGTCTCCGCCGCGACGGTTCGGCGGATCAAGGACGCGGTGGTGACGCTCGGGTACCGGTCGAACGCGACGGCCAAGGCGCTGCGGGAGCGCGTCGCCGAGCTTGTCGGGTTCATCGGGGACGAGGTCGCCTCGGCGCCGTTCGCCGGTGAGATCGTCGAAGGTGCTCAGGAACGCGCATGGCAGGACGGGCAGCTCCTCCTGGTGGTCAACACCGGAGGACGTCGGGATCTCGAGCAGGCAGCCGTCGAGCAGATGCTCTCCCACCGGTCAAGTCCCAACTGCCGCCAGGTGCTCATCTACTCCTCGCTACACGGCGAGCTGACGCAGGCCAGGCGTGAAGCCGGCGAGCGTGGTGGCGTGTGGTCCGTACCCGTGGACTGCGCGACCGGCCCCTACGACATCACCAAGGCAGCCCGGCTCACTGACGAGTCGCTGTACGCAGGCCGGCTGCTGAAAGACCGCGACGGCACCTGGTGGCTCTTCGCGTTCAACCACGTCGACAGCGACGGGAGATTCATCGGGTCACTGTCCGACCCGTTGCCGGTCGGCTGGGACGCGAACGGGCGCCTCAGGGTGACCGGCGGTCGCTTCGACCACCTCGCGTGAGGGGCACACACCCATGGGAGGTTCCTCGTGGTCGGTGAGGGGCTCGTCGACATCGTCGAGACGCCGGACGGCACGCGCTCCGAGCAGCCGGGCGGCAGCCCGGCGAACGTAACCCTCACCGCGGCACGCCTCGGCCACCGCGCGGAACCGCTCGGATCGGCAAGGATGGGCTCGGCCGAACGGTCCGCCAGCACCTGGCCGAGTCCGGTGTGACCATGCGATGAGCGTGGCGCGAGCTCCGCTCGAAGATCGCGCCACACCCGTCCCACCAGGCCTTGCGACTTCAACTCCGGACGGGGAGGTTGATGTCGTCGACGCTCAGGTGGCCCCATCCGCCGGTCGCCTCGTCCACGATCTCGATGTAGATCTCCTCACCGACATGGTCGCTCAGGTCGAGGAGACGGCGCTGGTACTGAGCGCGAAGCCCCTCTTGCTCGTTGCCGGTGACCTTGGCGAGCACCGCACCGTCGCGGGCGCGCACGACGGCGACGAACAGGCGATCAGGGTCGTAGCCGCCCGCGGTGAGAAGGTCCACCTGCCCGTCGCCCCCGAGTGTGACCGTCTCCGAGCGGATGCGGCCGGTCGCCGCGTCGCCGAGTGCCTCGTCGAAGCCCCAGAGGTGGCACCGGTCGGTGCTCCCCCAGGCGTTCGCCTGGCGGAAGGGACCGCCCCACCCCCAGTCGTTCGCGTCCGTGACGGTGGCGTCGCTGAATGCGTTGCCGGACACGACGGTCCACCCGGTCAGGTCACACGACTCGAAGTCACCGTTCGGCAGGCCGGGGTCGTGCGGATCGGTGTCCAACGGCGCGTCGAACACCGCCGACTCGACCGGCCCGAACGCCCCGTCGAGGTTCCAGACCTCCAGTGACTTGACGGTGACGTTGGCACCGCCCAGGACGCGGAGTCCGACGGCGTCGGCGAGCGTCGGGTAGATCCGCGTCGTCATCGACTTGCGTCCGTCGACGAAGGCCTCGATGACGGACCGGTCCACGTACACGTGCAGGCTTACCTTGCCGTTGGGCCCGACCCTGTACGCACCCTCGTGCGTGCCCTTTCTGGTGTCGGGGTCGAGACTCGAGAAGTTCCGGTCGAGAGCGAGGAGCTCGCGCGCACGGTCAATGGAGAGCACCGTGCGCTCGCGACCGTCGCCGCTGCGCCGGACCTCGAGCCCGAGAGTCTGCGCGGCTCCGGGTCGGTCGCTCGGCGTGACGTGGAGCTCCGCCTTGACCTCGAGCAGGTCGGTGAGGTTCTGGTGCTCGGCGTCGAGGATCCGGTTCGTCGTGGCCACGGAGGCGTTCTTGACGTTGACGACGCGCTCGGACCGCAGGGACTGCAGCTCGTCGACGGGCTTCACCCCGGCGTCGCCGTCCTCGGTCAGTGTGAGCTGCACCGGGAGGCCCATGGAGTGTGCCCATCCGGCGTCGTGGTGCTCCTTTTCGCTGCGCCCGTCCTGGGTGGTCGTGAAGAGCAGGGAGCGTCCGGCGGGATCGACCATTCCAGAGGGTCCGGTGAAGTGCTCGCCGTAGTCGAACAGCCGCGGCTCCTCGTGATCCGGGACGAAGGTGTGGTTCGTGGCGTCCCACTCGCCAACCCAGTAGTAGGTGTTCTTGGCGGTGTTCTCGTTGTACCCGTCGAACCAGGGGTTGACGACGAAGATGTGCTTCTGGACGCCGTCCCGCGTTCCCAGCGGCAGCAGGACCGGCAGCTCCCAGACTGCTCCGGTCTTGGGGTACTTCAGCGCGTCGCCGACGAACAGCGGGTTGTGGTACTCCCAGTTCACGAGGTCCCGCGAGCTGTAGACGAGCGCGGTGCCGCCGACCTTCGTGTCGCCGTCGACGATCCCGGACCCGACGAGCTGGTACCAGATGGGCTTGCCGTCGTCGGCGGTCTCCTTCCAGACGAAGGGGTCGCGGAACTGCCCCAGCCACGGTGTTCCGACCGGTGAGGTCAGGTCGGGCGACTGGACGGTGACCGGTTCTGGCTCCAGGCGCCACTCGGTCAGGAGCGAATCCTCGGCTCCCTTGACGGGCCATGCCAGACCGGTGGCCTGGTTGGGGAAGGTCGCGTCGTTGCCGGCGGTGTAGAACAGGACCGGCGTGCCGTCCGCGTCGTAGGTGGCGCTGCCGGACCAGACGCCGTCTGGGGTGACGGGTTCGGTCGGCGCGATCGCCACCGGGAGGTCCTTCCAGTGGACGAGGTCGTCGCTGACCGCGTGGCCCCAGTGGATCTGGTGCCAGTACGGTCCCTGCGGGTTGTGCTGGTAGAAGATGTGGTACTTGCCGTCGAACCAGATCGGCGCGTGTGGCTCGTTCATCCAGTGCTCCGGCGGCATGAAGTGGTACTGCGGCCGGTAGCGGTCGCCGTCGAAGCGGGAACGGTCAGGCTGGAGGTCCTCGGTGCCCGGCACCGGGCCGGCGTCGCGCACCGTGGCGGCGACCTGCTCGGCGGTCAGCAACTCGTCGGTCACCGTGAGCTCGTCGATCCCGCCGTTCCATGAGTTGGCGCGGAAAGTGCCGTTGATCACCGCCGCCTGGTTGTGCCGCCCGACCAGCAGCGGCTGGGACGTCTCGGCGAGGATCCTGGTCCCCGCGCGAATCTCCTTTCGCGCCACCTGGGCCCCGTTAAGGTACAGGGTCATCGACCCGGTGCCGGCGTCGTAGGTGGCCGCGACGTGACTCCACTCCCCCGTCGGCAGCCGGGCCGACTCGGGGGCGCGCAGGGTGTGCCAGCTGATTCCGTCGCCGAGCTCGAGTCCCCACGACCCGTGCCGGTACATGCCGAGCAGGTACCCGGTCTTGCCCCGCTCGTGGTGCTGGTTGACGATGGCCGACGCCTGTCCGAGGTCTCCCCACTCGTAGGACCGGGGAGCGACCCACGCCGAGATGCTCAGCGTGCTGCTCGGCGTGAGGCTCTGCGCAGGGTCACGCTCGATGTAGGTCGAGTAGCCGTCGAACAACAGCGAACCGTCGACGACGCCGTCGCTCCAGAGCGGGTCGCTGTCGGCCTTGTACGCGGCGTCGTTGAAGACATACTCCACGACGTCCGTCGTCCCGGAGCCGGTGTCGCGGGCTTCGTGACCGGCCGTCTCGTCGAACGCCCAGTGCATGGGATCGTTGACGAGCGTGGTCACCGCGTCGACGTTCAAGTGCCCTACGGTCGAGTCGTCGACGAGCTGGAGGTAGACGGTCTTGCCCCGGTGGTCCGCCAGGTCGAGAACGTTCTTCTGGTACTTCTCGCTCGTCGTGGCGACGCCCGTCGTCGCGAGCTCGGTTCCGTCGGCTGCGGACCGCACGACCACGTAGACGCCGGGATCCTTGGTGCCGCCGAGCAGCAGACGGAGGTGTCCCGTCCCGCCGACGAGGAAGCGCGGGGAGGTCAGGGTTCCGGTCGCGCCGTCGTCGCCGAGCGCGCCGCCCCACAGGTGGTGCTCACCGTCGGCGCCGAAGGGGTCGCCCTCAGGAGTGAGGGCGGCCGAGCTGACGTGCGCGCCGGTGAACGCGTCCCCGGCCGCCTCCCAGCCGTCGAGGGTCCCCGACTCGAAGCCTGGGTTGTCGAACTCGTGGCCTAGCACGTCGACCGTCGTGTCGAACGCGTCGACGTTGATGCGACCCCAATCCCCGGTCGCCGTGTCGACGACCTGGAGGTAGAGCTCCTCGCCGAGGTACTGGCTCGCGTCCCAACGAACCCGGGAGTACGCCTCCGTGTCCGCGAAGGCGGTGTTCGTGGCACGCATCAGCTCGCTGTCGTCCTCTGCCCGGTGGAGCGCGACGTACAGGTTCTCGACGTCGTTGCCGCCGCCGAGGAGGAACTCGATCGCCCCCGACCCACCGAGCGTGAAGGTCGAGGAGCGCAGCGTCCCGGTCGGCGCATCGCCGCCGCCCCGGGCGCCCCAGAGGTGGAACGTGCCGTCGTGGCCGAACGGGCCTCCCCACCCCCAGTCTGTGGCGTCGGTGACCTGTGCATCGGTGAAGGCATCGCCGGTCCCGGTCCAGCCCGTCAGGTCACCGGTCTCGAAGCCGGGGTTGGCGATCTCGGTGATCGACCGTTCCGCGTAGGTCCGCACGTCGTCGAGGTTGAGGTGACCCCAGCCGCCCGAGGCGTTGTCGACGACCTCGAGGTAGAGCTCCTCGCCGACGTACGCCGACGCGTCCCACACGACTCGGGAAAGCCTCTCGGAGTCCGCGAACGCGCTGTTGGTGGCGCGCATCAGCTCGGCGTCGTCCGACGCGCGGTGCAGCGCGACGTCGAGGTTCTCCAGGTCGTTGCCGCCGCCCAGCAGGAAGCTGATCTCGCCGATGCCGGCGAGCGTGAACACCGACGAGCGCAGCCGGCCGACCGGGCCGTCCCCGACCTTGGCCCCCCAGAGGTGGTAGGTCCCGTCCGGGTTGAAGCAGCATCCCCAGTCCCAGGACTCGGCGTCGGAGATCACCTCGGCGGTGAAGGCGTCTCCCTCGACGACCTCCCACCCGCTCAGGTCCCCGGTCTCGAAGCTAGGGTTGGCGACCGTGGTCGGTGCTGCGGCGACCGCCGTGTCCGCGACGACTACCGATGTCGTCGCCGCAAGCGCGACGGCCGCGACCGCCGCGGCTCCGGCGCGCACGATCGCGCGGCCCGGGTGAGTGTGGACATGCTCATGACATCTCCTTCGATGTGTGACATGCGGGTGGTGGGTCGGCGGCGCCGTCGAGGGGCACCGCCGAGGTCATGGGACGGCGCTCAGCTCCTGCGCCGTCGGCGGCTGGGCGCCGGGTCTGGAGACGGTGATCGCCGCCGCGCGTGCCGCCCGTTCGAGCAGGGGGCGGAGGTCGGAGGTCGTGGCGGCGGACAGTGCGTCACGGCGCCCTGGGCCGGCGAGACCGGCCATCCAAAGGCCGTCGAGAAGCGCGGCCATGCACGAGTCGCCGGCGCCGACGGTGTCGGCGACGGGCACGCGAACCGCCGGCACCTCGAACTCGCCGTGGCGCGTGACGGCCCAGGACCCGAGCGCTCCGCGGGTGACGACGACGAGCGACGGCCCGGCGTCGAGCCACTCGCGAGCGACCGCGAGCGGATCGCGCCCTGGCTGGAGCCACTCGAGGTCCTCGTCGCTGGCCTTGACGACGTCACTCAGGGCGAGCAGTCGCTCGGTCCGGTCCCGAACCGCGGCCATGTCGCCCAGCAGCGCGGGGCGAACGTTGGGATCGAAGCTCGCCGTCGCGCCGTCGGTCCGCTCGCGGAGCACGGTCTCGACCGCGTCGGCGCCCGGGGGCAGGTAGGCGGCGATGGAGCCGACGTGGACGTGGGCGGGCCGGACCGCGACGGACGGCTTGGGCAGCGTCCAGGCGATGTCGAAGTCGTACCGGGCCGCTCCGTGGTGGTCGAGCTCGGCGGTGGCCGACGGCGTCCTCGGCACGGACGCCGCGGTGACGCGGACGCCGGCCGACTCCAGGTGCGCGCGGACGGCGTCGCCGTCAGCGTCCGGGCCGAGCTCGGTCAGGAAGGCGACCGCGTTGCCGAGCCGGCCGAGACCGTAGGCGACGTTGGCCGGGCTGCCGCCGGGATGGGCCGCGACCTGGCCGGCGGCCGTGCGTACGCGGTCGACGACCGACTCGCCGACGACCAGGAATTCGACGTCGGTACCCATCGGTCAGGCGGCCCTGTCGATCGTGTGCACCTCGGTCAGCGCGGCGTCGGGGTACACCTGCTGCGTGAGGGTGACCAGACCCCCGTCGACGTAGACCTCCACGATGGTGGCGTCGACGACGATCCGCAGCCGGGTCTCGTCGCCGTCTCCGAGCAGCGGCGCCGTGTCCACGGAGGGGAAGGCGGGGTGGAAGTCGACGGTGCCGCTGGCGGTGCGGTCGCAGCTGAGGGTGCGGGCGTCCCCGTCGATGGTCAGGACGAGCCGGCTGGTGCCTGCGCCGTCCGCCGGCGCGAGGACTACCTCGGTGCGGGTCCCCGGCATGGAGGGGACGGTGAGGTCGAAGACGTCGACGTCGGCCTCGTCGGCCGGCAGCACGGGCTGTTGCACCACCCGGAGCCGGCCGTCGGAGCACCGGACGAGGTCGAGCTCGCGGACGAGGGACATCGCCGAGCGCCAGGGATGCGTGGGCGTCGCGTTGGCGTAGTCCCAGTTGCTGGCCCACCCGATCATGAGGCGCCGACCGTCGGGTGCGTCGTTGAACGAGACGGCCGCGTAGTAGTCGCGGCCGTAGTCCAGCCAGTCGTAGTCCGCCGGGTCGGTGGAGGTCGAGATCCGGTCCGGTGTGAAGGTGTGGCCGTCGAAGTCGCCGACGAAGTACTGGGAGCCGGATCCACCGGCGATGCCGCCCGGGTTGAGGCTCACCACGAGCACCCACTTGGTCTGATCGGTGCCGCGCACCGTCAGGGGGAACAGGTCGGGGCACTCCCAGACACCCGCCGTGGCGTGCGCAGGGCCGAACCGCGACTCGAGCGTCCAGTCGATGAGGTTCGGGGAGGAGTAGATGACCACCGTACGGCGGACCGCCTCGACGGCCACCATGATCCAGCGACCGTCGTCACCGCCATACCAGAACACCTTGGGGTCCCGGAACTCCGACGACCCGATGTCGAGGACGGGGTTGCCCGCGTACCGCGTCCAGGTCTCCCCGCCGTCGAGGCTGTAGGCCAGCGACTGGGCCTGGATCCCCGGGCGCTCGGACGCGGCGGTGTACGCGCTGGTGTAGACGGCGACCAGAGCGGTCTGCCCCGGCCCGGCGAAGCCCGCGGTGTTGCGCACGTCCGCGACCGCGCTACCCGAGAAGACGTGCTCCTCGGCGGTGTGCTCGATCGCGACCGGCTGCTCCTGCCACGTCACCAGGTCCGTCGACGTGGCGTGGCCCCACGACATGTTCCCCCAGGTGCTGCCGTGCGGGTTGTTCTGGAAGAACAGGTGGTAGACGCCGTCGTGGTGGAGCAGTCCGTTCGGGTCGTTGAGCCAGGTGTCCCGTGCGGTGAAGTGGGCGGTCGGGCGGAAGTGCGGGGTGGGGACGGACCGGGTGGCGGCGGCCGGGGCGTGCGAGGTCGTGGTCACGAGAGTCCTGACGGTTCGGGGCGACGGCGGCGGGAGGGCCGCGGCGGTCGACGGGCGGGTTGGGGGGCGGTGCGGGGCGGGCGGTAGCCCGCCCCGCACCGTCAGATCACTCGCCGCCCTGCTGGAAGCGGTCGTACGCCTGCTGGTAGACGCCGACGACGTCCTGGACACCCATGGACTCGAGCTGGGAGACGTAGCCCTCCCATTCCTGCTCGATGGTGCCGTTGGCGACCCAGGAGGCGAACTTCTCCTTGACGAGGGCGTTGATGTCCGTCTCGACGAACGACACCTGCTCGAGCTCCTCGTTTGAAAGCAGCACCGGCGGGTAGGCGTCGTTCGCCTTGTACGGGGCGTAGAACTCGGCGACGAGCTCCTGTCGCTCCTTGGCCCGCGGCTCGGGTGCGACGACCGTCTCGAAGTCCTTCTTCTGGATGATCTTCGGACCACCCGGGGCGACGAGCTGGCGACGCTCGCCCTCGGAGACACCCTCCTCGGCCGGGATCTGGACGAGCATCCCGTTGGCGTCCTCCTCCAGGGTCACCCCGATCGGACCCCAGTTCGCCTGGGCCGACATCACCGGGTCGTAGAGCCGGTCGGCCCACCGCATGGTTGCCGCCGGATACTCGTTGGCACGGGTGATCGCCATCGCACCGCGGCTGATCTCCTGGTAGTTCGAGACGCTGGCCAGCTTGCCGTCGACGCCCTCGAGGATGCCGAGCAGGGCGTAGTCGCCGACCCGGTCCTCACCGACCATCTCCTTCAGCTCCCACCAGAAGAACGAGCCGAGGACAGGCGTCTCGGACTTGCCCTTGGCGAGGTAGGCGACGTCGTCCTGCGAGAATGACTCGGGGTCGATGAGCCCGTCGGCGTACCACTCGCCCAGGGCGGCGACGCCGGCCTTGTACTCCTCGGTGTTCGCCGTGAACTCGACCTTCCCGTCACGGACGATGCGGTGGTCGTTGTTCTCCGGCTGACCGCCGAGCGCCGCGATCAGGTCGTGCGGGTTGGCGCAGAAGGAGTCCGTGCGGAAACTCAGCGGGATCTCGTCCGCCTGGCCGTTCCCGTTCGGGTCGCGGGTCTTGAACGCCTCGAGGGCGGCGCGGTACTCCTCGATCGTCGTCGGCATGGGGATCCCGAGCGCGTCGAGCCAGGCCGTGTTGATGTAGAGGAAGTTCGGGTACTGCAGGATCCCGAGCTCCTCGACCGACGGCAGGGTGTAGATGTGGCCGTCCGAGGCCGTGATCGCGGCCCGGATGTCCGGACGCTCTTCAAGGATCGCGGACAGCGTGGGCGCGTACTCCTCGATCAGGCCCTCCAACGGCAGCAAGGTGCCGTTGGTCCCGTTCTGGACCACCTCGGCGTCGGTGAGGCCGGTGTTGAACAGCACGTCGGGCAGGTCCTCGCTGGCCAGCATGAGGTTCTTCTTCTCCATGTAGACCTGCTCGGGGAGGTTCTCCCAGGTGATGGAGATGTTGGTGTCCTTCTCCCACTGCTGGACCAGCTCCATCTCGGAGTAGTCGGGTGCGAGCGGGGACTTCGTGCCTCCGAACGTCAGCGACAGGGTCTCGTCGACGATCGGCAGGCCCTCGGGGTTGAAGCCGAA contains:
- a CDS encoding substrate-binding domain-containing protein; translation: MTTSSASLRRGAAVTSIFAMATLGLTACSDGAASAGAPDNGVGVSLIVKTTTNPFFVAMQEGAEAAAAEHGVELTLAAGKADGDEETQIQAIENAIARGDAGILITPNGPSVVDAIGKARDAGLYVIALDTPPDPADAVDITFATDNREAGRLIGEWTAAQLGGEKATIALLDLFDDKVVSVDYDRDQGFLEGMGIDVADPNVNGDEAKTGSYSGGEYEIVGNEASQGAEDGGRTAMENLLTKNPDINVVYTINEPAAYGAHQALEAAGTADDVLLVSIDGGCAGVDNVQQGIIDATSQQYPVKMAELGVEAIAELARTGEAPETTEGLDFFNTGVELVTDTPVDGLESIDSTEASEICWG
- a CDS encoding LacI family DNA-binding transcriptional regulator yields the protein MAKMLVTAAPRRSDAEEVVMWFTVELLGCEGSLSETRQRCQVRVYTRCRDRVNPPATRSDSFVTSVSGEPRPALTTRRPTMRDVAELAGVGIKTVSRVVNGEPNVSAQTAERVRRAAASLHYEPDMHAGNLRRADGRSRTLGLLVSSVANPFAAQVHRAIERVATEHGYGVLATSLEDDPDAEVRAVAALARRRVDGFVVTPVRVDQTYLRVHVDRGTPIVCVDREPRGLDTDSVVSANTEGAAAAVRHLISRGHRRIAFLGDLERIQTARLRLDGYIQELTAAGFDVDRSLVVMGLHDEASATAVARRLLTLPDPPTAVFSSQNLVTIGTVRALQQLGRENVVALVGFDDIETSDLLKPGITTVAQDPDRIGRLAAERLFARIDGELGPPRHLVVPTRLVVRGSGEIPGPGAATTRA
- a CDS encoding GH32 C-terminal domain-containing protein, which codes for MRAGAAAVAAVALAATTSVVVADTAVAAAPTTVANPSFETGDLSGWEVVEGDAFTAEVISDAESWDWGCCFNPDGTYHLWGAKVGDGPVGRLRSSVFTLAGIGEISFLLGGGNDLENLDVALHRASDDAELMRATNSAFADSERLSRVVWDASAYVGEELYLEVVDNASGGWGHLNLDDVRTYAERSITEIANPGFETGDLTGWTGTGDAFTDAQVTDATDWGWGGPFGHDGTFHLWGARGGGDAPTGTLRSSTFTLGGSGAIEFLLGGGNDVENLYVALHRAEDDSELMRATNTAFADTEAYSRVRWDASQYLGEELYLQVVDTATGDWGRINVDAFDTTVDVLGHEFDNPGFESGTLDGWEAAGDAFTGAHVSSAALTPEGDPFGADGEHHLWGGALGDDGATGTLTSPRFLVGGTGHLRLLLGGTKDPGVYVVVRSAADGTELATTGVATTSEKYQKNVLDLADHRGKTVYLQLVDDSTVGHLNVDAVTTLVNDPMHWAFDETAGHEARDTGSGTTDVVEYVFNDAAYKADSDPLWSDGVVDGSLLFDGYSTYIERDPAQSLTPSSTLSISAWVAPRSYEWGDLGQASAIVNQHHERGKTGYLLGMYRHGSWGLELGDGISWHTLRAPESARLPTGEWSHVAATYDAGTGSMTLYLNGAQVARKEIRAGTRILAETSQPLLVGRHNQAAVINGTFRANSWNGGIDELTVTDELLTAEQVAATVRDAGPVPGTEDLQPDRSRFDGDRYRPQYHFMPPEHWMNEPHAPIWFDGKYHIFYQHNPQGPYWHQIHWGHAVSDDLVHWKDLPVAIAPTEPVTPDGVWSGSATYDADGTPVLFYTAGNDATFPNQATGLAWPVKGAEDSLLTEWRLEPEPVTVQSPDLTSPVGTPWLGQFRDPFVWKETADDGKPIWYQLVGSGIVDGDTKVGGTALVYSSRDLVNWEYHNPLFVGDALKYPKTGAVWELPVLLPLGTRDGVQKHIFVVNPWFDGYNENTAKNTYYWVGEWDATNHTFVPDHEEPRLFDYGEHFTGPSGMVDPAGRSLLFTTTQDGRSEKEHHDAGWAHSMGLPVQLTLTEDGDAGVKPVDELQSLRSERVVNVKNASVATTNRILDAEHQNLTDLLEVKAELHVTPSDRPGAAQTLGLEVRRSGDGRERTVLSIDRARELLALDRNFSSLDPDTRKGTHEGAYRVGPNGKVSLHVYVDRSVIEAFVDGRKSMTTRIYPTLADAVGLRVLGGANVTVKSLEVWNLDGAFGPVESAVFDAPLDTDPHDPGLPNGDFESCDLTGWTVVSGNAFSDATVTDANDWGWGGPFRQANAWGSTDRCHLWGFDEALGDAATGRIRSETVTLGGDGQVDLLTAGGYDPDRLFVAVVRARDGAVLAKVTGNEQEGLRAQYQRRLLDLSDHVGEEIYIEIVDEATGGWGHLSVDDINLPVRS
- a CDS encoding carbohydrate kinase — translated: MGTDVEFLVVGESVVDRVRTAAGQVAAHPGGSPANVAYGLGRLGNAVAFLTELGPDADGDAVRAHLESAGVRVTAASVPRTPSATAELDHHGAARYDFDIAWTLPKPSVAVRPAHVHVGSIAAYLPPGADAVETVLRERTDGATASFDPNVRPALLGDMAAVRDRTERLLALSDVVKASDEDLEWLQPGRDPLAVAREWLDAGPSLVVVTRGALGSWAVTRHGEFEVPAVRVPVADTVGAGDSCMAALLDGLWMAGLAGPGRRDALSAATTSDLRPLLERAARAAAITVSRPGAQPPTAQELSAVP
- a CDS encoding glycoside hydrolase family 32 protein, with amino-acid sequence MTTTSHAPAAATRSVPTPHFRPTAHFTARDTWLNDPNGLLHHDGVYHLFFQNNPHGSTWGNMSWGHATSTDLVTWQEQPVAIEHTAEEHVFSGSAVADVRNTAGFAGPGQTALVAVYTSAYTAASERPGIQAQSLAYSLDGGETWTRYAGNPVLDIGSSEFRDPKVFWYGGDDGRWIMVAVEAVRRTVVIYSSPNLIDWTLESRFGPAHATAGVWECPDLFPLTVRGTDQTKWVLVVSLNPGGIAGGSGSQYFVGDFDGHTFTPDRISTSTDPADYDWLDYGRDYYAAVSFNDAPDGRRLMIGWASNWDYANATPTHPWRSAMSLVRELDLVRCSDGRLRVVQQPVLPADEADVDVFDLTVPSMPGTRTEVVLAPADGAGTSRLVLTIDGDARTLSCDRTASGTVDFHPAFPSVDTAPLLGDGDETRLRIVVDATIVEVYVDGGLVTLTQQVYPDAALTEVHTIDRAA
- a CDS encoding ABC transporter substrate-binding protein; this translates as MRHRSFFTTVAVTAAGALFLTGCSGSGGDAEAEVEDASAEFGFNPEGLPIVDETLSLTFGGTKSPLAPDYSEMELVQQWEKDTNISITWENLPEQVYMEKKNLMLASEDLPDVLFNTGLTDAEVVQNGTNGTLLPLEGLIEEYAPTLSAILEERPDIRAAITASDGHIYTLPSVEELGILQYPNFLYINTAWLDALGIPMPTTIEEYRAALEAFKTRDPNGNGQADEIPLSFRTDSFCANPHDLIAALGGQPENNDHRIVRDGKVEFTANTEEYKAGVAALGEWYADGLIDPESFSQDDVAYLAKGKSETPVLGSFFWWELKEMVGEDRVGDYALLGILEGVDGKLASVSNYQEISRGAMAITRANEYPAATMRWADRLYDPVMSAQANWGPIGVTLEEDANGMLVQIPAEEGVSEGERRQLVAPGGPKIIQKKDFETVVAPEPRAKERQELVAEFYAPYKANDAYPPVLLSNEELEQVSFVETDINALVKEKFASWVANGTIEQEWEGYVSQLESMGVQDVVGVYQQAYDRFQQGGE